The Phalacrocorax aristotelis chromosome 2, bGulAri2.1, whole genome shotgun sequence region GTAATGCATGTTGTGGCTCAGTCCCAGTGTCACATCATCATTTTTTCCACAATATCATGTCCAGATGAGGCATGAATTATTCATATTTGCTCAAAATGTCCTGTTCTTGGCACatttgtgtgtatgttttttaaaggtGCTGTAGATGTCTGTAGTGAGGGCATTCCAGTTCTACTTAAGCGGCATTAGAAGGTCCTGGCTGTTCACCCCAAAGACCGGGTTTTGACCACTGTCCATCCGGGATCTCAGGATTTCACATGAAATCTCTCAGTTGTATGAGCGTGTGTGAGTCAGTTCTCCTGTCTCACTGTGTAGTATTTGATACCCACAGCTTCCATTAAAGGTCCTTCAGCAAAGTATCTACTTGATAGACCTGCTTTTATAGATTCTGTATGGCACCCTATGTAGCTTTCTCTAAGTGTCATATGCGTATGTGTtctatttaaatttcttttcattttcttattatCCTAGGTACTATGACAACTTTACCCAGTGCACAGAACGTGAAGCCAACAGTGCGAGTTGCTTTTGGCCAAACCCCCTCGCAGAGGGCTTTATCACTGGCATTCATAAACAATTCTTTTCAAACTGTACTTCAGAAAAGGTTCACTGGGAAGATCCACCGGATGAAATTCTCATAACTCTGATCTTGACCCCAGTCATGTTGACATGTGCCATGATAACACTGGTAGTATGGTGCAGCAAGAGAAGTGATATCCTGGTGTAAATTGTTCCTctgggctttctttttctccatttccttcttCCAGAAACACTAAGAAAGGAGGACGAAGAGAGAAATTTGACATAAAGATTTCAGATCTGCTGAAATGGAACCTGTGAGATACCGAGACAGAGACAAGGCACCTGTGAACAaagagctgcctgctgctgctgtcgaAAGTCACAGCTTCTGAGCTTGGCCATTGGTGTTGCTGGTGCAAAGCTCTCTACTTCCATCGGGCCTCATCAACATGGAATTCACAGGCAGTGCCCAGAAACAGGAGAGTCCCCAGACAAATGGACCCCTTAGCTGCGGGAGGGGTAAAATTACTTTCCCATGGGTAAAGCTGGTTGGTAAGCTAGGTTTTGCAAAACTGTAAGTGTACATACGCATGGTGTAACATTGACTGCAGGGAAGATATCTCTTGAGTTTTTGTGCAGGACACTTGAGGTTTTCATCTGTGAACCTTGTGACCTGGATAGAAAGTCAATGGCAAAGGAGCTGCACATGGATGTAAACAAGTTGCATCTTTTCCTGGAGGCTAGTCAAAAACATCATTATCAAGAACTGGAAGTATTGTCCTGGCAAACAAACATTTGTGTGTCCAGTGAGTATCCACATGGAGAAATTATCATGCCATGTTATAAAATAGtttataaaattacttttagctTGGCTATTTGGAATTATATGGCTTACAAACAACCTCTGGGAAGATACACAGGTCTTATTTTACAGAACtggaaaatgagaggaaaattgTTGATTATAAATATACTAAGGAGTAATGAAGAAACTTTCATATGCCAgtctctttttcatcttttataattattattcttgATGACTCGTGTTCACTGTATACTCCCTGCTCTCACTTCAGTTTGTGCAAGTGATATCctacaaataaatataaaggtGTCATGTTGATTCAGATGCCTTTCAGAGTGAAACTTTGTACATAATTCTTCATCCAGTGAAGAGTGTGGGAACGCAAGTATGAACAACAAAACTTGGAACAGACataggaggaaagagaaaaaattctATTCAGAAATCTTATTCTATGAAGCTATTCCGGTGTAACAGTCTAGATAAAGATCATATGcctgaaataaaacaacttcTATGTTTGTGTTGtaaacctttcttttctgtcacttCACAAAATTCCTTTCCGTCAAATGCTCTTCTATTACAAGTGAGCAATATCTGTTACAAGTGACTCTTCATTTTTCCATACCTTAAGCACACAAAATAAGGGTTGAATGGCCAAGTAATGGTGTTTCATATCTCTGGTAGTTGGGTTTTCTCCTTTAAGATTCTGACCCAGTGTTTGAGATTTAGGTCTGTGTGTATAAGAAGCATTTCCAGGCTTGAATCAAATTAGGAGTGCCCCCTTTACTGGAATTGATAATATGTCAATAGACAAAGAACACCCTTAGCTCTACTGATTTGTTTTTACATTCTTTCACAAGGGTTGAAGgcactggtttgtttttcattaccCTAATGTTAGAATGATTCTTTTTCTAAggtgttttctgtgtgtttttccaAATATACTTTTTCATTCTCTAGATGCAAGCAAAAAATTGCTCTTTGGAAAAGAAGAATGACATATGTACTAAGGATTTTGGTTTAGCTTTCTACTTAACAActattttctgcattaaaatattttggtccACCAAAATTATTGGTGAAGTAAAAATCCAACCCATTCATTTAATCCAAAAGATTGTTTGGTTAAGCATTTTGTGTAGCCAaacccaaataattttattttctgcatagaGTTTCATcttcatctgcattttaaatttcaaaatcttCAAAGCAATTTTCAAAACTTTAGTTTGGAAACCACATAGCAAAAGTTTTGCcattttcaaaaacatgttCATTTCAATCTAATTGCCATGTTTGGTGCTAATTCGTGACCAGTTCTGGCTCATTTGAAACTGTGTTCACCTGATCAACAGGTCATCTGAGAGATATCAGCCAGCTTAATTCAATATAAAACAGATTGGCCTTGGTACTAAATGGACAAGAAACTGTCACCTTGATGACATCATACTACTAGATGTGTATTGTGGTCTTTAAACAAATGCCATGTTTAAATGGATTGTgttgaatttgaaaataaaatttaatatgaACTTTTCAAAGAGTCTGAGAAatgtaagatttaaaaaataaaatatagtggATTTTCCTTCATGTGCTGTATGGGAGCAGGAAGGATTGTTGCTGCTGAGTGCTTTAGATGTGaaaatgtaatctttttttgtGCGTCTTCCCCATCCAAAGTGTGATCTTccactatattttttttatatatttgacAGAAAAGTGGAGAAGTTGAAAGAGTGTGTGGGAAACAAGACTGCTAATTTAATGCATCCTCAGTGGTTAAATCCGTTTATAgtgtttttaggaaaaaagcaacTGCAGTGTCCAGTTCTTAACAGCTGTGTACATTAATAGGGAACGAGAATGGTTAGCTGTTGGATCTTTTCACATAACTTATAATATGTGTTAGTGAGagttagtgtttttttttaatactgcatAAAGCTTGCTACCTTTCTCCCAAAGCCTGTTTCCATTGCCAAGAAAATCACATCTGGCACCAGGAATCTGGCTTATTTTGTAATTGCGAATTAATTTCACGTTACAACAGAATATCAGACGAAAACAAGGAGAGattcaaacagaaagaaaataactggtTCAAAATCTTTCCTAGAACTGGAACAGCATTTAATCCCAAGCAATGCTTAGGCCAGAAGAGAAGTGACAAGCTGGCTAAGCAGCTAGCAGACATTGCTTAATTCCTGTCAGTTGTGGGATGTTTTGCATTCAGGAACAACTGGGAAAGTGTGTATTTCCATGGCATAGAAGAGCTTCAGCAAACAGTTGACAGAAGAAGACAGTGACTACCAGGAGCAAAACAAAGGCTTGAGAGGGCTGCCATCTCTTTCAAGAAAGGTATCAAGGATGGAGATCAGAGGAGGAATAGAGCTACTGAATTGCAGGAAAAAAGATGGTCAAGACAACAAAACAACTCACGACTTCTTTCCACGAAGAAGACCTCACCATAAGCAGTGTAATAGCAAATGTCCCTTGGTGTATTGGTAAGGAATACTGAGAAAATCCTGCATGCTCTCTTAAGTCTCTGCAAATTTCATGCAGAGGGAAGCAAACCCCTTTCTTCCACCACTGGTATCGCCACAACCAAATGAATGTGTATGGTATAAATGCCTTCATTTACATAGTCTGGACGTCCAGATGAATTTACAGGGATGCCCAGCAGCTGTGCCCAGTGcatggccaccaagggcagggacagccCCCTGGGCTTcctgggcacagggactgcctcagggccagcaccccaaaagccttcttctgaaggatgctgggcagagggcTGGCAGGTGGGGCTGTGCATGGAGGGCCCCATCATCCCCATTTCACAGGGCCAGCACCCAGCAatgcagcagtcacaatgcccttggacaggataaaagggagcagcGTCCCATGGCCTGCTTTCTTGGAACCCCCTGAGACAGCTCCAAGTGGACGGAGAAGAGGCTTGGGCATCTCCTGGGAGGCgtgaccagcctgtgggatgAGGAGGCAGGTCTTCCTCACATGCTCAGGGAATAGCTGATCACCAACATTGAGGTCACAAAGGAATTTTTCCCCCAGGGCAGATTGGCACTGctccctgggggttttttgccttcctctgcagcatggAGCATGACCACCTGTCAGGGTTCCTTTAGCAGGCATGCTGCTCATGCTCCTCAAAGCTCCCCTGGGCAGGAGATGCTGGGGTTGGGGGTCCCAGGGGAAGCTAGTCCCAGCCACAGAGCCTAcaagcacccccaggaccctggcacaAGTAGGCTTGCACTGCTCATATGCTCTCCTTTAGATGTTTATTCTTGGCCCCTTTGGAGTATTGGGCCAGATGGACCTTTGCTCTGAGGGAGTACTCAGTTGTTCTCAGGCTCTTGtgttttcatatgtttttccaaaggaaacaccTCACTCtggcatttctaaaaatgactacaagggaaaaaaaatacccatggGGAAatgaacaggtattgctcaccTCAAAAAGATTTGCAGTCCTTTCGTTCAGGAGGAcatcctgcttcagactgataGCTTGATCTTTGAGCCTCACTAGTGTCAGAGATACAGGGTTTTGCCATCCTGCAGAAACCCATCTAAACTGGATGAACATAGCAGACTTTCAAAAACAGCACTTCACAACAGCTTTTTGCAAATTTGTTCAGATGGTCAAATTATCTTGAGATGATCcacagctctcacccccatcagaaggtacatGCCTTCTTCCCACAACGTGACAGAGGCAATGTCCAGGATGGGACATGACTgcccattcaatgccttctgctagtgcagggctggggagaaaCGTCATCAGAAATTTCTTgttagggaaagaaggaggtaggaagaagaaatttagaatagaatagaatagaatagaatagaatagaatagaatagaatagaattcagctggaagggacctacatTGTATTTTACCTCTATGATTACCATTAGCATGGGTCTTTTGTTATCTTCAttctcctgctgctctgagcagcaggagaATGCAATTTTTGTTAGACAGTTTCAGTAGCATTAAAGATGCAAAATGGCAACCATGGAAGCTTTTTAGCACATAGCtgcttaaaactgaaatatgttGACTGGCTTGGAAACTAATTGAACTATTCTTGCAGAGCACACCAAGGGGctgcatatgcatatatacagaCAGTAAGTGGGACCATACAGGTAATTCCACTGGCACAACTTCACTTTAAATCCTAGGAAGTTATGATAGATTTTATTGCTCACCTCATACAACACCTCAGCttagttattaaaaaacaactgaagaaaGCATAACTAGCTCTATCATGTGTATAAGAGCCTACCttatttctcccttcctttcaaCAGGACTGTAACATAGCTGTGA contains the following coding sequences:
- the RAMP3 gene encoding receptor activity-modifying protein 3 isoform X2; the encoded protein is MTLGFAGAHQETNLCNESLMLEKLPACGKSFEEMMKKVDSKNWCNLTEFIMYYDNFTQCTEREANSASCFWPNPLAEGFITGIHKQFFSNCTSEKVHWEDPPDEILITLILTPVMLTCAMITLVVWCSKRSDILV
- the RAMP3 gene encoding receptor activity-modifying protein 3 isoform X1, with the protein product MEAPGSRRRQLPVLLLWVNGLMTLGFAGAHQETNLCNESLMLEKLPACGKSFEEMMKKVDSKNWCNLTEFIMYYDNFTQCTEREANSASCFWPNPLAEGFITGIHKQFFSNCTSEKVHWEDPPDEILITLILTPVMLTCAMITLVVWCSKRSDILV